The Colius striatus isolate bColStr4 chromosome 24, bColStr4.1.hap1, whole genome shotgun sequence genome includes a window with the following:
- the MTFR1L gene encoding mitochondrial fission regulator 1-like — MAADSTIPIWQNKPHGSARSVVRRIGSNLPLKPCPRATFEVLPNVSELYLSDVPPVPTLADIVWIAADDEETYARVRSDTRPLKHKWKPSPFTVIQRNASVPNLRKQEEKLLALKKPGLPALSRTTELQDELSHLRSQIAKIVAAESASSALTPDLLSPGSSNASSPLPCFGPSFQSTTSFVISDITEEEAELESPELPSVSMLCSTASECCKPDPKDPDEEDSVSLSKASSFADMMGILKDIHRMKQSKDLNRTSMKEEDPAVLIAEVLRRKFALKDEDLTLKEK; from the exons atgGCCGCGGACTCT ACAATCCCCATCTGGCAGAACAAACCCCATGGCTCAGCACGCAGCGTTGTCAGGAGGATTGGGTCAAACCTCCCTTTAAAGCCCTGTCCCAGAGCAACCTTTGAG GTTCTACCAAATGTTTCAGAGCTGTATTTAAGTGATGTCCCTCCAGTCCCCACTTTGGCAGACATTGTGTGGATAGCAGCAGATGATGAAGAAACATACGCCAGAGTCAG aagtGACACTCGTCCGCTGAAGCACAAGTGGAAGCCAAGTCCCTTCACTGTTATACAGCGAAATGCTTCAGTCCCCAACCTGAGGAAGCAGGAAGAGAAGCTGCTTGCCTTGAAGAAGCCTGGTTTACCAGCACTGAGCCGAACAACAgagctccaggatgagctgagTCACCTTCGTAGTCAAATAGCTAAAATAGTTGCTGCAGAGTCAG cttcttctgCATTAACACCAGACTTATTATCTCCAGGAAGTTCAAATGCGTCTTCTCCTTTACCTTGTTTTGGACCCTCTTTCCAATCCACAACTTCCTTTGTCATTAGTGACATCacagaggaggaggcagagctggaaagCCCCGAGCTCCCTTCAGTCTCCATGCTTTGTTCTACAGCCTCTGAGTGTTGTAAACCAGACCCAAAGGATCCCGATGAGGAAGATTCAGTATCTCTGTCAAAGGCCAGCAGTTTTGCAGACATGATGGGCATTCTTAAAGACATTCATAGGATGAAGCAGAGCAAAGACTT AAACCGAACTTCAATGAAGGAGGAAGATCCAGCTGTTCTTATAGCAGAAgttctgagaagaaaatttgCTCTAAAGGATGAAGATCTGACCCTGAAGGAGAAGTGA